Proteins from a single region of Hordeum vulgare subsp. vulgare chromosome 6H, MorexV3_pseudomolecules_assembly, whole genome shotgun sequence:
- the LOC123404591 gene encoding subtilisin-like protease SBT1.4, with amino-acid sequence MELSLVPLAALCFLLATVVAAPVAATELEVEIGTAEVQSSYIVHVGAAHAPRLPRRGLLTSRAYGSFLRDHIPVEMSSPAPRVLYSYSHAATGFAARLTGRQAARLASSGSVLAVVPDVMQELHTTLTPSFLGLSPSSGLLPASNGATDVVIGVIDTGVYPEGRASFAADPSLPPLPPGKFRGGCVSGPAFNGSALCNNKLVGAKFFHKGQEAALGRPLGEDSESPLDTNGHGTHTSSTAGGSPVADAAFYDYARGKAVGMAPGARIAVYKVCWKGCASSDILAAFDEAIADGVDVISVSLGAVGKAPEFYGDTTALGAFRAVSKGIVVSASAGNSGPRESTAVNVAPWFLTVGASTLNRQFPADVVLGNGETFTGTSLYAGQPLGSTKIPLVLGADVGSNVCQVGKLNATMVAGKIVLCDPSVVGRAAKGHAVKLAGGAGAILISDVVYGEQAITTPHVLPATGVPFAAGEKIKMYIRAQASPTATIVFRGTVVGPTPPSPRMASFSSRGPNTRAAEIFKPDVTAPGVDILAAWTGANSPTELPSDTRRVQYNIISGTSMSCPHVSGIAALLRQRRPEWSPAMIKSALMTTAYNVDNAGSVIGDMSTGDASTPFARGAGHIDPNSAADPGLVYDAGTEDYITFLCALGYTAEQVAVFGSSANCSTRAGSAVGDHNYPAFSVVFTSNKLAVVQQRRVVRNVGGDARATYRAKVTAPDGVLVTVSPRTLRFTATQKTREYVVTFAQRIFGSVKGNHTFGSIEWSDRKHTVTSPIAITWPESKVADM; translated from the coding sequence ATGGAGCTCAGCCTCGTACCACTCGCGGCCCTATGCTTCCTGCTCGCCACCGTCGTCGCCGCTCCGGTGGCGGCAACGGAGCTTGAGGTGGAGATCGGGACGGCGGAGGTACAGTCTTCCTACATCGTGCACGTCGGGGCCGCGCACGCCCCACGTCTGCCGCGCAGAGGCCTACTGACCTCCCGTGCGTACGGCTCGTTCCTGCGCGACCACATCCCCGTCGAGATGTCCAGCCCTGCGCCGAGGGTGCTCTACTCCTACTCTCACGCCGCCACGGGCTTCGCGGCGCGCCTCACGGGCCGCCAGGCCGCGCGCCTCGCGTCCTCGGGCTCCGTGCTCGCCGTCGTGCCCGACGTGATGCAGGAGCTGCACACCACCCTCACGCCGTCCTTCCTCGGCCTCTCGCCGTCCTCCGGGCTGCTCCCGGCGTCCAACGGCGCCACCGACgtcgtcatcggggtcatcgacaccGGCGTGTACCCGGAAGGCCGCGCGTCCTTCGCGGCCGACCCGTCGCTGCCGCCGTTGCCGCCCGGCAAGTTCCGCGGCGGGTGCGTCTCGGGTCCGGCGTTCAACGGCTCCGCGCTCTGCAACAACAAACTCGTCGGCGCCAAGTTCTTCCACAAGGGTCAGGAGGCTGCACTCGGCCGTCCGCTCGGTGAGGACTCGGAGTCGCCGCTCGACACCAACGGGCATGGCACccacacctcctccaccgccggcgGCTCTCCTGTTGCCGACGCGGCCTTCTACGACTATGCCAGAGGAAAAGCCGTCGGCATGGCCCCGGGCGCGCGCATTGCCGTCTACAAAGTGTGCTGGAAAGGGTGCGCGAGCTCTGACATCCTCGCCGCGTTTGATGAGGCCATCGCGGACGGTGTCGACGTTATCTCCGTCTCGCTCGGCGCTGTCGGCAAGGCCCCGGAATTTTATGGCGATACGACCGCCCTGGGCGCGTTCCGCGCCGTCAGCAAGGGCATCGTCGTCTCCGCTTCCGCGGGAAACTCCGGACCCCGAGAGTCCACCGCCGTCAACGTCGCGCCATGGTTCTTGACGGTCGGCGCGTCCACCCTCAACCGCCAGTTCCCGGCCGACGTCGTTCTCGGCAACGGCGAGACCTTCACGGGTACTTCTCTCTACGCGGGCCAGCCACTGGGCTCGACCAAGATACCACTGGTCCTCGGCGCGGATGTGGGCTCGAATGTGTGCCAAGTCGGGAAGCTGAACGCGACCATGGTGGCCGGGAAGATCGTCTTGTGCGACCCCAGCGTGGTCGGCCGGGCTGCGAAAGGACACGCCGTCAAGCTCGCCGGTGGTGCCGGAGCAATCCTCATTAGCGACGTAGTGTACGGTGAGCAGGCCATCACCACGCCCCATGTCCTCCCCGCCACGGGCGTCCCATTCGCCGCCGGCGAGAAGATCAAGATGTACATCAGGGCGCAGGCATCGCCTACCGCGACGATCGTGTTCCGGGGCACCGTGGTCGGCCCGACGCCTCCTTCCCCTAGAATGGCGTCCTTCTCGAGCCGCGGCCCGAACACCCGCGCGGCGGAGATCTTCAAGCCGGACGTGACCGCGCCCGGCGTGGACATCCTCGCCGCTTGGACAGGCGCCAACTCACCCACGGAGCTCCCCAGCGACACGAGGCGAGTGCAGTACAACATCATATCGGGCACGTCCATGTCGTGCCCGCACGTGAGCGGCATCGCCGCGCTGCTCCGACAGAGGAGGCCGGAGTGGAGCCCCGCCATGATCAAGTCCGCCCTGATGACAACCGCGTACAACGTGGACAACGCCGGCAGCGTCATCGGTGACATGTCCACCGGCGACGCGTCCACGCCGTTCGCGCGCGGGGCCGGACACATCGACCCCAACAGCGCCGCCGACCCGGGGCTCGTGTACGACGCCGGCACGGAGGACTACATCACCTTCCTGTGCGCGCTGGGCTACACGGCCGAGCAGGTCGCCGTGTTCGGCTCCTCCGCCAACTGCTCGACGCGTGCGGGCTCCGCCGTGGGCGACCACAACTACCCGGCCTTCTCGGTGGTGTTCACCTCAAACAAACTGGCGGTCGTCCAGCAGCGCCGCGTTGTGCGCAACGTCGGCGGCGACGCCAGGGCTACGTACAGGGCCAAGGTCACTGCCCCGGACGGCGTGCTCGTCACCGTGAGCCCCCGGACGCTGAGGTTCACCGCGACGCAGAAGACGCGAGAGTACGTGGTCACCTTTGCACAGCGAATCTTTGGGAGCGTCAAGGGGAATCACACGTTTGGGTCGATCGAGTGGAGCGACCGCAAGCACACGGTGACGAGCCCCATCGCCATCACCTGGCCAGAGAGCAAGGTTGCGGACATGTGA